AATAAACATGGCATGAAACCAATTTTCTACCGCTTGGGGCGAAAGACCTGCAATCAGAGCAAAATTACTCAAAACCATCAGCCGCTGGATATGATGAGCATAACCAGTACGTAGCAACTGAGTGAGTATCTGGTGCAGACAATTCATCTTCGTGTCACCCGTCCAGAAAAACTCAGGTAAAGGTTGGGTGTGTTCAAAGTAATTTTTTTCTGGATAGTCTGCACTCACAAAATGGTAAATGCCATGCATATATTCCCGCCAACCCATAACTTGACGGATGAAACCTTCTATGCTGTTGAGAGATAGTTGGTTTTGATGGTAAGCTTTCTCTGCTGCTTGAATAACTTCTAGAGGTTGGAGTAACCCAATATTCAGGTACGGAGATAACATAGAATGCCACATTGTCTCTTCCCCTGTCACCATTGCATCCTGGTAAGGACCAAACTCTGGTAGACGATTTTTGATAAACCAGTCTAATATTTCGAGTGCTTGAGAACGAGTGACTCCCCAGCGAAACGGTTCTACTTCTCCGTAAAGTGGAAAACAAAGAGATTTAACGTGTGCAATCACATCCTGAGTAATCTCATCTGGTTCAAACCACTTGGTTGCTGGCGTATTCAACTTACCTTTTGGCGGTTTACGGTTCTGTTTATCAAAATTCCACTCTCCCCCAACTGGCTTATCTCCCTCCATCAAAATTTTAAAACGTCGCCGTCCGTCTCGATAAAAGCCTTCCATTCTTAAACTTTTACGACGTTTCGCCCAGGTTGTAAACTTTTCGACACTCCATAAAAAATGATTGTTAGGAATAAGAGTAATTGTGCAATCTAAAGAAGCCAATTTTTGAATCATTTGGGTGAATGGTTTATCATTTGGCGTCATCACCCGCAACTCAGTTATTTGGTTTTCCTTAATCCATTCTTGGAGTGGTGTTTCAAAATCTTCTGCTAATTTGTATGTGACTGAATAACCAAATTCTCGTAATTCTTCAGCAAAATGTCGCATTGCAGACCAAATCAACACCAGCTTTTGTCGATGGTAAGGGCGTTCTTGGACATGACGCAGCGACTCAATCATAATCACAGGCACTTTATCTTGACAACTTTGCAGTGCTGCTTGTTCTAGCCAAAGTTGGTCGCCTAATATCCAAACACCGATGGTCATTTTTTCCTCTCTCTGTGTCCTCTGCGTCTCTGCGGTTAAAAAAACAGGTATTTTTAAGCACCGCAAGGGAGTAAGATTTTGCTTTCAATAATTTGCTAATCTTGCCTGTATCCACTCAATATGTTGATTTATTCTTAGTTTTGCCCAAGTTTTAAAACAGTGAACAGTGAACAACTGATAACTGATAACTGATTTGTTTGAGTTGCAGTGTTACCATACTCGCTTTGCTCAAATTCACGCATTCACACATCAACTCTTTTGCTTCGTCATCTGCTGCACCAACAACTGCACCCCCAAAGCCAGTAACCCGATCGCCACTATCGCAAATACTGCAGTTCCTAATGCCATAACACCCACAACTAAGGTACGCACTGCAGAAGAAAGCTTCAGTACTATAACGTTATCTGAATGAATGGGTTTGGTTGCAAAACTTGTCGCTGTGGCAATCATTAGAGAGTATAATCCATACCCAAGTGCTCCCGAAATCATTGCCCCAATCACACAACGTAAGGGACTTGATTGAACCTGCGTTTGAGCTTCTGTTTGTTGTGTTAGATTTTCGTCACTCATAAAATCTTCGCGTCCTTTGCCTGTTTCCGGCTATCTTATCCTTACACTGACGATGCTATCTGAATTCCATGTGAAGTCATGCGAGTCA
This portion of the Brasilonema sennae CENA114 genome encodes:
- a CDS encoding cryptochrome/photolyase family protein — its product is MTIGVWILGDQLWLEQAALQSCQDKVPVIMIESLRHVQERPYHRQKLVLIWSAMRHFAEELREFGYSVTYKLAEDFETPLQEWIKENQITELRVMTPNDKPFTQMIQKLASLDCTITLIPNNHFLWSVEKFTTWAKRRKSLRMEGFYRDGRRRFKILMEGDKPVGGEWNFDKQNRKPPKGKLNTPATKWFEPDEITQDVIAHVKSLCFPLYGEVEPFRWGVTRSQALEILDWFIKNRLPEFGPYQDAMVTGEETMWHSMLSPYLNIGLLQPLEVIQAAEKAYHQNQLSLNSIEGFIRQVMGWREYMHGIYHFVSADYPEKNYFEHTQPLPEFFWTGDTKMNCLHQILTQLLRTGYAHHIQRLMVLSNFALIAGLSPQAVENWFHAMFIDAYDWVMQTNVIGMGLFADGGILASKPYAASGNYINKMSDYCKGCAYNPKERVGKNACPFNFFYWDFLLRHSYQLQCQGRMSYILEHLKRMSEQELKTIRQQARDWHVQQLSGEKI
- a CDS encoding DUF3082 domain-containing protein, whose translation is MSDENLTQQTEAQTQVQSSPLRCVIGAMISGALGYGLYSLMIATATSFATKPIHSDNVIVLKLSSAVRTLVVGVMALGTAVFAIVAIGLLALGVQLLVQQMTKQKS